In Pedobacter sp. SL55, the following proteins share a genomic window:
- a CDS encoding SLBB domain-containing protein, translating into MKKIFLFILLVVTAISSFGQVGSNIKVDELSDAQILQMVKQAESMGYTSEAQLEQMAISRGIKQDEIVKFRARVEKLKKQGSGQTTDKSTAAAGREYSETTDGGSISNQKKEDDDEIKTKVFGAELFKNGNITFEPNLRIATPKSYIVGPDDKLIIDLTGDNERSYNLQVSTEGAINLEYVGRIMVGGLTIEQATAKIKAAMAKTYPSLRTGRTSVAINLGNIRSIQVTVTGQAVKTGSYTLPSLANVYRALYVSGGPSQNGSFRNIQVIRNNKVIATIDVYDFLLKGIQTGNVRLQDQDVINIPTYDKRVEISGEVKDAAIFEIKPNETLQDVIGFAQGFTAEAYTAKIKTFQNTNKERKIRDISASQYAVYQPKNGDKFVVEAILERFENRVEIIGAVFRPGIYALDKGLTLSGLIKKADGITEDAFLNRGYINRLNPDKTQFFVSFDVAKILSGEEKDILLTREDKVTINSIFDLREEYTVTIQGEVRAPGTFEYAENIKLEDVIQMAGGLKEGASPNRIEVSRRIKNSDPNSTSSKTADLFVVNVDEDLKVLGDKFKIQPFDIISVRSSEGYAIQKQVKIEGEVLYPGMYTITSKDYRISDLIKRAGGLTTFAYAEGASLKRPGAEKVNPADKNAINNKEEEEKKFLNLERVKEKNLNAPDTAKKIDEKLAQSDLVGINLERILQKPLSRQDLILEEGDIVRVPKQLQTVKVTGEVLNPNSIVYVPGKSFKQYVNGAGGFTSSALKNRAYIKYANGSAEAAKKFLFFNNYPKVKPGAEIMVPVKAEREKITAQGWIGIGTGIASVAAIIVSLLR; encoded by the coding sequence ATGAAAAAAATATTTCTTTTTATACTGCTTGTTGTTACAGCAATATCAAGTTTTGGCCAAGTTGGTTCAAATATTAAAGTAGACGAACTGTCTGATGCGCAAATTTTGCAGATGGTAAAACAGGCAGAGTCTATGGGCTATACTTCCGAAGCTCAGTTAGAGCAAATGGCTATTTCTAGAGGCATCAAGCAAGATGAAATTGTTAAGTTTAGAGCAAGGGTAGAGAAATTAAAAAAGCAAGGTTCGGGGCAAACTACAGATAAATCTACAGCCGCAGCTGGTAGAGAATACAGCGAAACTACAGATGGAGGTTCTATTTCTAACCAGAAAAAGGAAGACGATGACGAGATCAAAACTAAAGTATTTGGTGCGGAGTTGTTCAAAAATGGAAATATCACTTTCGAGCCTAATTTAAGGATAGCTACCCCAAAAAGCTATATTGTAGGCCCAGATGATAAATTGATTATTGACCTTACTGGAGATAACGAACGTAGCTATAACCTCCAAGTAAGTACAGAAGGCGCCATTAATTTAGAGTATGTAGGCAGAATCATGGTAGGGGGCTTAACCATAGAGCAAGCTACTGCTAAAATTAAAGCGGCAATGGCAAAAACCTATCCGTCCCTTAGAACAGGCAGAACCTCTGTAGCCATTAATTTGGGTAATATTAGAAGTATACAAGTAACCGTTACTGGTCAGGCAGTTAAAACAGGAAGTTACACACTGCCTTCGTTGGCAAACGTTTATAGAGCTTTATATGTTTCGGGTGGTCCATCTCAAAACGGATCTTTTAGAAATATCCAAGTCATTAGAAACAATAAAGTTATCGCTACCATTGATGTTTACGATTTCTTGCTTAAAGGAATACAGACCGGTAACGTGCGGCTGCAAGATCAAGATGTCATTAATATCCCTACGTATGATAAAAGGGTAGAAATTTCTGGCGAGGTAAAAGATGCTGCCATATTTGAAATTAAACCTAACGAAACGTTACAAGACGTGATTGGCTTTGCACAAGGTTTTACCGCAGAAGCTTATACCGCAAAAATCAAGACTTTTCAAAATACCAATAAGGAAAGAAAAATTAGGGATATCTCAGCTTCGCAATACGCCGTTTATCAACCGAAAAATGGCGATAAATTTGTGGTAGAGGCGATACTGGAAAGGTTTGAAAATAGGGTAGAGATTATAGGAGCCGTGTTTAGACCAGGTATCTATGCGCTCGACAAAGGATTAACACTTTCTGGCTTAATTAAAAAAGCGGATGGTATTACTGAAGATGCCTTTTTAAATAGAGGATATATCAATCGTTTAAACCCTGATAAAACACAGTTTTTTGTTTCATTTGATGTAGCGAAAATTTTATCTGGAGAAGAAAAAGATATTTTATTGACTAGAGAAGATAAGGTAACCATTAACTCCATCTTCGATTTAAGAGAAGAATATACGGTAACCATACAAGGCGAAGTTAGAGCACCGGGAACTTTTGAATATGCAGAAAATATCAAATTAGAAGATGTTATTCAAATGGCAGGTGGTTTAAAAGAAGGTGCCAGCCCAAATAGAATAGAGGTTTCTAGAAGAATAAAAAACAGTGACCCAAATTCTACTTCTTCAAAAACCGCAGATCTTTTTGTAGTTAATGTAGATGAAGATTTAAAGGTATTGGGCGATAAATTCAAAATCCAACCTTTTGATATCATTTCGGTAAGAAGTTCAGAAGGTTACGCTATTCAAAAACAAGTAAAGATTGAAGGAGAGGTATTGTACCCAGGTATGTATACCATTACCTCAAAAGATTACCGCATTTCTGATTTGATTAAAAGGGCTGGCGGCTTAACTACCTTTGCTTATGCCGAAGGCGCTTCCTTGAAAAGACCAGGAGCCGAAAAGGTAAATCCAGCAGATAAGAACGCCATCAACAATAAAGAGGAAGAAGAGAAGAAGTTTCTTAACCTAGAACGTGTTAAAGAAAAGAATTTAAATGCTCCTGATACCGCAAAGAAGATAGATGAAAAACTAGCTCAATCTGATTTAGTGGGTATCAACTTAGAACGAATTTTGCAGAAACCATTATCTAGGCAAGATCTAATCTTAGAAGAGGGAGATATTGTCAGAGTGCCTAAGCAATTACAAACGGTAAAGGTAACTGGCGAGGTTTTAAATCCTAATAGTATCGTTTATGTGCCCGGTAAAAGCTTTAAGCAATATGTAAATGGAGCTGGTGGCTTTACCAGTTCTGCGCTAAAAAATAGGGCATACATCAAGTATGCCAATGGTTCTGCCGAAGCAGCAAAGAAATTTTTGTTCTTCAACAATTATCCAAAAGTTAAACCAGGT
- the gmd gene encoding GDP-mannose 4,6-dehydratase: MKVALITGVTGQDGAYLTEFLLKKGYFVHGIKRRSSLFNTDRIDHLYQDQHENDVRFKMHYGDLTDSTNLIRIVQETQPDEIYNLGAMSHVKVSFDSPEYVANVDGIGTLRILEAVRILGLEKKTRIYQASTSELYGGLPENKNAAGFYDENSPFYPRSPYGVAKIYGFWITKNYREAYDMFACNGILFNHESPLRGETFVTRKITRAASKIGLGLQSCLYLGNLSAQRDWGHAKDYIEAMWLILQQEKPEDYVIATGVTTTVRDFVRMAFAELGITVEFSGKDEQERGVIIDIDTEKAAQLGLNLETLKLGETVVKVDPKYFRPTEVDLLLGDPTKSKTKLGWKPKYDLQGLVEDMMQSDLNLMKKDEYLKQGNYKTLNYFE, from the coding sequence ATGAAAGTTGCACTAATTACGGGGGTGACCGGCCAGGATGGCGCCTATTTGACAGAGTTTTTGTTAAAAAAAGGATATTTTGTTCATGGCATTAAAAGAAGATCGTCTCTTTTTAATACAGACAGGATAGATCATTTATATCAAGACCAGCATGAGAATGATGTAAGGTTCAAAATGCACTATGGAGATTTAACCGACTCTACCAATCTAATTAGAATTGTTCAAGAGACACAGCCTGATGAGATTTATAACCTAGGTGCAATGTCACATGTAAAAGTTTCCTTTGATTCGCCAGAATATGTAGCTAATGTGGATGGAATTGGAACATTAAGAATTCTCGAGGCGGTGCGTATTTTAGGATTGGAAAAGAAAACAAGAATTTATCAGGCTTCTACCTCAGAGTTGTACGGCGGTTTGCCCGAAAATAAAAATGCAGCAGGCTTTTATGACGAAAATTCCCCGTTTTATCCACGTTCGCCTTATGGCGTTGCAAAAATCTACGGTTTCTGGATCACTAAAAACTATCGCGAAGCTTATGATATGTTTGCCTGCAACGGTATTTTGTTTAACCACGAGAGCCCATTGAGGGGAGAAACATTTGTAACACGTAAAATTACCAGGGCAGCCTCAAAAATAGGTCTTGGTTTGCAAAGCTGCTTGTACTTAGGTAACCTTTCTGCACAACGCGACTGGGGCCATGCCAAAGATTATATCGAAGCTATGTGGTTAATTCTTCAGCAAGAAAAGCCAGAAGATTATGTGATTGCTACTGGTGTTACCACTACTGTTCGTGATTTTGTACGTATGGCTTTTGCCGAGTTGGGCATTACCGTTGAGTTCTCTGGTAAAGATGAACAAGAAAGAGGCGTTATCATTGATATAGACACAGAAAAAGCTGCTCAATTAGGTTTAAATTTAGAAACGCTAAAATTGGGCGAAACGGTGGTAAAGGTAGATCCTAAATATTTTAGACCAACAGAGGTTGATTTATTGTTGGGAGATCCAACCAAATCTAAAACTAAATTAGGTTGGAAACCAAAATATGATTTACAAGGCCTAGTAGAAGATATGATGCAATCTGATTTAAACTTGATGAAGAAAGACGAATATCTGAAGCAAGGAAATTACAAAACGTTAAACTATTTCGAATAA
- a CDS encoding 5' nucleotidase, NT5C type produces MRKMRIAIDMDEVLADPIHKFIQLYNRDHQVPLDLIIKPGTEIFQNVPEEVNDKWFDYINEKGFFRDLPVIEGAVAAVQQLQTKYDVYIVSAAMEFRNSLEDKFDWLAEHFPFISWKNVVFCGEKIVDVDIMIDDRIKNFVGFKGRPLLFTSPHNLLITEYERVDNWQQVLDKLL; encoded by the coding sequence ATGAGAAAAATGAGAATAGCCATAGATATGGACGAGGTTTTGGCTGATCCTATCCATAAATTTATACAGCTTTACAACCGAGACCATCAAGTTCCATTAGATTTAATCATTAAGCCCGGTACAGAGATTTTCCAAAACGTACCAGAAGAGGTTAACGATAAGTGGTTTGATTACATTAACGAAAAAGGGTTTTTTAGAGATTTGCCAGTTATCGAGGGTGCGGTAGCGGCTGTGCAGCAATTGCAAACAAAATATGATGTTTATATTGTGTCTGCTGCCATGGAGTTCAGAAATTCTTTAGAAGATAAGTTCGATTGGCTAGCGGAACATTTTCCATTCATCAGTTGGAAGAATGTGGTTTTTTGTGGAGAAAAAATTGTTGATGTAGACATCATGATTGATGATCGGATCAAGAATTTCGTAGGTTTTAAAGGCAGGCCACTACTTTTTACTTCGCCACATAACTTGCTCATTACAGAATACGAACGGGTAGATAACTGGCAGCAGGTTTTAGACAAGTTGTTGTAA
- a CDS encoding Tex family protein — MSNHIQHISTVLNINSKQVSATLTLLEEGATVPFISRYRKEVTGSLDEVQIAAIRDLAQQLKELDKRREAILKSIAEQGKLTSELEKKINAAETLTILEDIYLPYKQKRKTRASVAREKGLEPLALRILAQSRIDVESEASAYIDSEKGVGNVEDALAGARDIIAEMINEDAETRTKMRKYFEQKATYKAVVAKGKEVEAIKYKDYFEWEESAKNAPSHRVLAMLRGEEEGMLKLDVLPPDEDAIQLLEKQFITGNNSASQQVELAIYDGYKRLLRPAMETELRAAIKQKADEEAIRVFASNARQLLMAAPLGQKNVMAIDPGFRTGCKVVCLDRQGNLLENTTIYPHTGQGNVKDAEWKIQQLCEKYEIEAIAIGNGTAGRETETFVRGLKLANLTIVMVNESGASIYSASPLAREEFPEHDVTVRGAVSIGRRLMDPLAELVKIDPKSIGVGQYQHDVDQNKLQQSLDDTVMSCVNAVGVELNTASKQILAYVSGLGESLAQNIINYRTANGAFKNRASLKKVPRLGDKAFEQAAGFLRIRNAEQPLDSSGVHPERYDLVKQMAKDLGVSVAELMKNTELQKQLNLQKYVSAEVGLPTLQDIMKELAKPGRDPREQFEAFSFAEGVNSIADLKKGMKLKGIVTNITNFGAFVDIGVHQDGLVHTSQLANRFVANPNEVVKVSQIVQVTVTDVDVERKRISLSMKEPQTPKGAQLAQTNKSQNKESKYWKPSGQKAPLGDGGKEVDGDLQAKLAKLKGMFK, encoded by the coding sequence ATGAGTAACCATATCCAACATATTTCTACAGTATTAAACATCAACAGCAAGCAAGTTAGCGCCACTTTAACGCTTTTAGAGGAAGGCGCTACAGTTCCATTCATTTCTCGTTACAGAAAAGAAGTGACTGGTAGTTTAGATGAAGTACAGATTGCGGCTATAAGAGATTTAGCACAACAATTAAAGGAACTAGATAAACGCAGGGAGGCCATTTTAAAATCAATTGCCGAGCAGGGTAAATTAACATCAGAATTAGAAAAGAAAATTAATGCTGCCGAAACCTTAACCATTTTAGAGGATATTTATCTTCCATACAAGCAAAAAAGGAAAACCAGGGCATCGGTAGCGAGAGAAAAAGGCCTAGAACCTTTGGCATTACGCATTTTAGCACAAAGTAGAATTGATGTAGAAAGCGAAGCTTCGGCCTATATTGATAGCGAAAAAGGCGTTGGCAATGTAGAAGATGCCTTGGCTGGTGCAAGAGATATCATTGCAGAAATGATTAATGAAGATGCGGAAACCAGAACTAAAATGCGTAAGTATTTTGAACAAAAGGCAACCTACAAAGCGGTGGTGGCAAAAGGTAAAGAAGTTGAAGCAATTAAATATAAAGATTACTTTGAATGGGAAGAAAGCGCTAAAAATGCGCCTTCGCACAGGGTTTTGGCCATGTTGCGTGGCGAAGAAGAAGGCATGTTGAAACTAGATGTGCTGCCGCCAGATGAAGATGCGATACAATTATTAGAAAAACAGTTCATCACTGGAAATAACAGCGCAAGCCAACAGGTAGAATTAGCTATTTACGATGGTTACAAACGCTTGTTGCGCCCTGCAATGGAAACCGAATTGAGAGCTGCGATTAAACAAAAGGCAGATGAAGAAGCCATACGGGTTTTTGCTTCCAATGCTCGTCAGTTGTTAATGGCAGCACCTTTGGGGCAAAAAAATGTAATGGCTATTGATCCTGGTTTTAGAACTGGTTGCAAAGTGGTTTGCTTAGATAGACAGGGGAATTTGCTAGAAAACACCACCATTTATCCGCATACGGGGCAAGGAAATGTGAAGGATGCGGAGTGGAAAATTCAGCAGCTTTGCGAGAAATATGAGATTGAAGCCATTGCCATTGGCAACGGAACAGCAGGTAGAGAAACAGAAACTTTTGTGCGTGGATTAAAACTAGCTAATCTGACTATTGTGATGGTAAACGAAAGTGGTGCTTCTATCTATTCGGCATCGCCTTTGGCTAGAGAAGAATTTCCAGAGCATGATGTAACGGTGCGTGGGGCGGTTTCTATTGGCCGCAGGTTAATGGACCCCCTGGCAGAGCTGGTAAAAATTGACCCAAAATCTATTGGCGTTGGGCAGTACCAGCACGATGTGGATCAAAACAAATTGCAACAGAGTTTAGATGATACGGTAATGAGTTGTGTGAATGCGGTTGGTGTAGAGTTAAACACGGCTTCGAAACAAATTTTGGCCTACGTTTCTGGTTTGGGCGAAAGCTTAGCGCAAAACATCATCAATTACAGAACAGCAAATGGCGCTTTTAAAAACAGGGCAAGTTTAAAGAAAGTGCCTCGCTTGGGCGATAAAGCTTTTGAACAAGCGGCTGGTTTCTTACGCATTCGAAATGCTGAGCAGCCTTTAGACAGTAGCGGCGTACACCCAGAACGTTACGATTTGGTAAAGCAAATGGCGAAAGATTTGGGCGTATCTGTAGCAGAGCTGATGAAAAATACGGAACTACAAAAACAGCTAAACCTACAAAAATATGTAAGCGCAGAAGTTGGATTGCCTACGTTACAAGATATCATGAAAGAATTGGCTAAACCTGGTCGAGACCCACGTGAGCAGTTCGAAGCCTTTAGCTTTGCCGAGGGCGTAAACAGCATTGCTGATTTGAAGAAAGGCATGAAACTAAAAGGTATCGTGACGAACATTACCAACTTTGGCGCTTTTGTAGATATTGGCGTACATCAAGATGGTTTGGTGCATACCAGTCAGCTGGCCAACCGCTTTGTGGCCAACCCTAACGAAGTGGTAAAGGTAAGCCAAATAGTACAAGTTACAGTAACAGATGTTGATGTAGAGCGTAAACGAATTTCTTTATCGATGAAGGAACCCCAAACCCCTAAAGGGGCTCAACTGGCTCAAACAAATAAATCACAAAATAAGGAGTCTAAATATTGGAAACCTAGTGGTCAAAAAGCCCCTTTAGGGGATGGGGGTAAAGAAGTTGATGGCGATTTGCAGGCTAAGTTGGCCAAATTAAAGGGAATGTTTAAATAA
- the rbfA gene encoding 30S ribosome-binding factor RbfA encodes MESNRQKKFAGLLQEELASIFQREGAAYLPNTLVTITKVRVSPDLAVAKVYLSFLNTNNTSLSVATVNSHAGEIRYKLGSRIRHQARVVPTLTFFVDDTNEYVERMDQIFDKIAKERKDTDLPENE; translated from the coding sequence ATGGAAAGTAACAGACAAAAGAAGTTTGCAGGATTATTACAGGAAGAATTGGCGTCAATTTTTCAACGTGAGGGCGCTGCTTACTTGCCAAATACATTGGTAACTATTACTAAGGTTCGTGTATCGCCAGATTTGGCGGTGGCTAAAGTTTACCTTAGTTTTTTAAATACAAACAATACCAGTTTATCTGTAGCTACAGTTAACTCGCATGCTGGCGAAATTAGGTACAAATTGGGCTCACGTATTCGCCATCAGGCTAGGGTGGTGCCCACTTTAACTTTCTTTGTAGATGACACCAATGAGTACGTAGAAAGAATGGACCAAATTTTCGATAAAATAGCGAAAGAACGTAAAGACACCGACTTACCAGAGAATGAATAA
- the trhA gene encoding PAQR family membrane homeostasis protein TrhA: MNKYIREPGNFITHFLPAVLALPGLYLLLEKSSTVFENVAAWVYGGGILLLFSVSAIYHSAPKTAYGIRLWQKFDHCCIYLMIAGSFTPTTLILFDGWVRWLAFGLVWLVAIIGCLLKILNKLKKGNLSTALYIAMGCLIIPFMAKMIESVPAMGLFWLFLGGVFYVGGTYYYAKDKPLYRYLHSHELWHLFVNFGALSHFFYNYFYVFKS, from the coding sequence ATGAATAAATACATTCGGGAGCCCGGAAACTTTATTACTCATTTTTTACCTGCAGTGTTAGCATTACCAGGATTGTATCTACTGTTAGAGAAATCTTCTACTGTTTTTGAAAATGTAGCTGCATGGGTTTATGGCGGTGGTATCTTATTGCTTTTTAGCGTAAGTGCCATTTACCACAGCGCACCTAAAACAGCATACGGCATTAGGCTTTGGCAAAAGTTTGACCACTGCTGTATTTATTTAATGATTGCCGGTTCGTTTACGCCAACAACTTTAATTTTATTTGATGGTTGGGTAAGATGGCTAGCTTTTGGTTTGGTATGGCTGGTAGCAATTATTGGTTGCTTACTCAAAATCTTGAACAAGCTAAAAAAAGGAAACCTTTCTACTGCTCTCTACATTGCCATGGGCTGTTTAATTATTCCGTTTATGGCAAAAATGATTGAAAGTGTACCTGCTATGGGATTATTTTGGTTGTTTTTAGGTGGAGTGTTTTATGTTGGAGGTACTTATTATTACGCGAAAGACAAACCTCTGTACAGGTATTTACATAGCCACGAGCTTTGGCATTTGTTTGTAAATTTTGGTGCGTTGTCACATTTTTTCTACAACTACTTTTACGTGTTTAAAAGTTAG
- a CDS encoding TonB family protein has protein sequence MSKLILIFLLGLSLQINAQQRPTIKNGLESFVRANTIYPMYAKENCIQGNIEVAFKINKEGKITYAGITEGIGADLDAEALRLIKLTSGKWTVPAGYDTTFLIRSPMKFSLQDFGCEQINPGSVGLAIKQYNDDMASFSKIANYYRNIEKGIENFIEEEKIIALKNEMGVDDDYLTKKIAIAEKKISQGDLQSACEDFKFVKYMGSTKADKLLAKYCK, from the coding sequence ATGAGCAAATTGATTTTGATTTTCTTATTGGGCTTGTCGTTACAAATAAATGCACAGCAGCGCCCAACCATTAAAAACGGATTGGAATCTTTTGTGAGAGCCAATACCATTTACCCTATGTACGCGAAAGAAAACTGCATACAAGGAAACATTGAAGTTGCGTTTAAAATAAATAAAGAGGGAAAAATAACCTACGCAGGCATTACCGAAGGCATTGGTGCAGATTTAGACGCCGAGGCGCTTCGGCTAATTAAACTTACTAGCGGAAAATGGACCGTGCCAGCAGGCTACGACACTACGTTTCTTATTCGTTCGCCCATGAAATTTTCGCTACAAGATTTTGGTTGCGAACAAATAAACCCAGGCAGTGTAGGTTTGGCCATTAAGCAATATAACGATGATATGGCTTCGTTCAGTAAAATTGCCAACTACTACAGAAATATTGAAAAAGGCATCGAGAATTTTATTGAAGAAGAGAAAATAATTGCCTTAAAAAATGAAATGGGAGTTGATGATGATTATTTGACTAAGAAAATAGCTATTGCAGAGAAAAAAATTAGTCAGGGAGATTTGCAAAGCGCCTGCGAAGACTTTAAGTTTGTGAAATATATGGGCTCTACAAAAGCAGACAAACTGCTTGCCAAATATTGTAAATAA
- a CDS encoding diacylglycerol/lipid kinase family protein gives MTNTQTKLRLLFVVNQGSGNKDVSLSEQIINFFSNSEIAIEIFELPRKCSIAQIKKTIEKVKADRVVAVGGDGTLKLVAECLLNTETPIGIIPAGSANGMAKELGIPLDIEEALEVVVNGMPKKIHATMVNQELCIHLSDIGFNAYLVKKFDELSTRGMLTYAKSAWHAFWNHRKMQVQFKVADRQIKTKAAMVVIANATKYGTGFNINPNGKLDDDVFEIILIKEYAVMEILKIWVSRLPWNPKKIESFQASEVQITTKYKAHFQVDGEYLGKTNKVEAKLLPNAINLIVPLVDNET, from the coding sequence ATGACCAATACACAAACCAAATTACGTTTACTTTTTGTAGTAAATCAAGGTTCTGGCAACAAAGACGTAAGTTTAAGTGAACAGATTATCAATTTTTTTAGCAATAGCGAAATAGCTATTGAGATTTTTGAGCTGCCACGCAAATGTAGCATAGCGCAGATAAAAAAAACAATAGAAAAGGTTAAAGCTGATAGGGTTGTTGCTGTAGGTGGCGATGGTACGTTAAAATTAGTGGCCGAGTGCTTGTTGAATACCGAAACTCCCATTGGTATTATACCGGCAGGCTCAGCAAATGGAATGGCTAAGGAACTGGGTATTCCATTAGATATTGAAGAAGCACTTGAGGTAGTAGTAAACGGAATGCCGAAAAAAATCCATGCTACTATGGTTAACCAAGAGCTCTGCATTCATTTATCAGACATAGGGTTTAATGCCTATCTAGTTAAAAAATTTGACGAACTTTCAACCAGAGGAATGTTAACTTATGCAAAATCGGCATGGCATGCCTTTTGGAATCACAGAAAAATGCAAGTGCAATTTAAAGTTGCCGACCGTCAAATTAAGACTAAAGCAGCGATGGTGGTTATTGCCAATGCCACCAAGTACGGAACAGGTTTTAACATCAACCCAAATGGTAAATTAGATGACGATGTTTTTGAAATTATCTTAATTAAGGAGTATGCCGTAATGGAAATTCTTAAGATATGGGTAAGTAGACTTCCTTGGAACCCCAAAAAAATAGAAAGCTTTCAAGCCTCAGAGGTACAAATTACCACTAAATATAAAGCCCATTTTCAGGTAGACGGCGAGTATTTGGGGAAAACCAACAAGGTAGAGGCAAAGTTACTGCCCAATGCCATTAATTTGATTGTGCCTTTAGTTGATAATGAAACTTGA
- a CDS encoding App1 family protein: MVIYGHVFKHRANAKQRFKNGFFVNLKHVFKLFVLKPYPFAKVQLNFNGQTVVTTAAYDGFFKFEWEANENVTAGWHEVEVTAFTEDGKQLAKSTGSFYVPHITQYAFISDIDDTIMVSHSKTIGKRLKELLLKNPRTRKTFQSTKYHYELLAQAHTEPQQPNPFFYVSSSEWNLYDYLVETFRFNGFPEGTFLLNQLKRWKDLLKTGKTGHEGKLLRIMRIIDAFPNQKFIFLGDNSQKDPEIYYKIAEKYGKNVIAVYIRNVRKSKLLETQEILNKLEDKNISTCLFVHSEDAIAHSKKIGLIN, translated from the coding sequence TTGGTAATTTACGGCCATGTTTTTAAGCACAGAGCCAATGCCAAACAGCGTTTTAAAAACGGCTTTTTTGTAAACTTAAAGCATGTATTTAAGCTTTTTGTACTAAAACCCTATCCCTTTGCTAAAGTTCAACTAAATTTTAACGGCCAAACTGTAGTTACTACCGCTGCTTACGATGGCTTTTTTAAATTTGAGTGGGAAGCTAATGAAAATGTAACGGCCGGCTGGCACGAGGTTGAGGTAACTGCTTTTACCGAAGATGGCAAACAATTGGCAAAATCTACCGGTTCTTTCTACGTTCCGCATATTACGCAGTACGCTTTTATTTCTGATATTGATGACACCATTATGGTTTCTCATTCTAAAACCATCGGCAAAAGACTGAAAGAATTATTGCTGAAAAATCCAAGAACTCGAAAAACATTTCAATCTACAAAATACCACTACGAACTGTTGGCACAGGCACATACCGAACCGCAGCAGCCCAATCCTTTCTTTTACGTATCTAGCAGTGAATGGAACTTATACGATTATTTGGTAGAAACTTTTCGTTTCAACGGATTTCCGGAAGGGACTTTTTTATTAAACCAATTGAAACGCTGGAAAGATTTGTTGAAAACTGGCAAAACTGGACACGAAGGAAAGTTGTTGCGGATCATGCGGATTATCGATGCTTTCCCTAATCAGAAGTTTATTTTCTTGGGTGATAATTCTCAGAAAGATCCAGAAATCTACTATAAAATCGCAGAAAAATATGGCAAAAATGTAATTGCTGTTTATATTAGAAACGTAAGAAAATCTAAATTATTAGAAACACAAGAAATATTGAATAAATTAGAGGACAAAAATATTAGCACCTGTCTTTTTGTGCATAGCGAAGATGCCATTGCTCACTCCAAAAAAATAGGCTTAATTAATTGA
- a CDS encoding META domain-containing protein, protein MKKIIFALFVVFTLQACTKDLSSIKQQDSKWELTRWPGKTLPTAAKATLNISGGNKIGGKSFCNTYGGSAVINGNAIQFSKIFGTKMYCEAVGYAENKYYADLEKVTAGKVSGNRLYLYQNENLLMVFVKAE, encoded by the coding sequence ATGAAAAAAATAATTTTCGCATTGTTTGTAGTTTTTACATTACAAGCCTGCACCAAAGACCTTAGTTCAATTAAACAACAAGACTCTAAATGGGAGTTAACCCGCTGGCCAGGAAAAACTTTACCAACAGCGGCGAAAGCAACCTTAAACATAAGCGGTGGAAATAAGATTGGTGGAAAATCTTTCTGTAATACTTATGGTGGTAGTGCAGTAATTAACGGCAATGCTATCCAGTTCAGCAAAATTTTTGGCACTAAAATGTACTGTGAGGCCGTAGGCTATGCCGAAAATAAGTATTATGCAGATTTAGAAAAAGTAACTGCCGGCAAAGTTTCGGGCAACAGACTTTATCTGTACCAAAACGAAAACCTGCTGATGGTTTTTGTGAAAGCTGAATAA